The Pyrobaculum sp. 3827-6 genome has a segment encoding these proteins:
- a CDS encoding PIN domain-containing protein encodes MNCYVLDASAFIHGRDARLFTGVLYTTREVVEELKDPRAQAALEVMRVEVVEVDEGKLRELLRRFRELSPADASVLVLALEKGCVLVTDDGRLASAARRLGVRVQGVFYR; translated from the coding sequence ATGAACTGCTACGTGTTGGACGCCTCCGCCTTTATACATGGCAGAGACGCCAGGCTGTTCACCGGGGTGCTCTACACCACGAGAGAGGTTGTGGAGGAGTTGAAAGACCCCAGGGCCCAGGCCGCGCTAGAAGTTATGAGGGTTGAGGTAGTGGAGGTCGACGAGGGGAAATTGAGGGAACTTCTCCGCAGGTTTAGGGAGCTGTCTCCCGCAGACGCGTCTGTCCTTGTCCTTGCCTTGGAGAAGGGGTGTGTCTTGGTGACAGACGACGGGAGGCTGGCGTCGGCGGCCAGGAGGCTGGGGGTGAGGGTTCAGGGGGTTTTCTACAGGTAG
- a CDS encoding diacylglycerol/polyprenol kinase family protein, whose product MSRLEDLRNLVARKIFHVGFVGLLAVPFITDIPPELYIAALTFVGSLLYSIQVRQPIVWEEWRQSFFKALEDAFGRLEQLLPLDKPQLRDQYLKAVRQFEELVLLAERDYEKRHGYLGILMGAVGFLTALVLFGKQHLLAALISMAVYDAASAVAGSALGGRRFLGKLTAWGTAIGALLNAAALTSLGYSPPASAVITALVIAADAASPEDNLTIPLAAAAGSYISHYL is encoded by the coding sequence GTGAGTCGCCTAGAGGATTTACGTAACCTAGTCGCGAGGAAGATATTCCACGTAGGCTTCGTGGGGTTGCTGGCTGTGCCGTTTATAACCGACATACCACCTGAGCTCTACATAGCCGCGTTGACATTCGTCGGGAGCCTGCTCTACTCTATACAGGTGAGACAGCCGATTGTGTGGGAGGAGTGGAGACAGAGCTTCTTCAAGGCTCTCGAAGACGCCTTTGGAAGACTTGAACAACTCCTGCCTCTAGACAAGCCGCAGCTAAGAGATCAGTACCTCAAGGCCGTTAGGCAGTTCGAGGAGCTGGTGCTTTTGGCTGAGAGGGACTACGAGAAGCGGCACGGATACCTAGGCATCTTAATGGGCGCCGTGGGCTTCCTCACGGCGCTAGTCCTATTTGGAAAACAGCACCTGCTCGCCGCTCTCATAAGCATGGCGGTGTACGACGCCGCGAGCGCCGTGGCGGGCTCAGCTCTCGGAGGCAGGAGGTTTCTCGGCAAACTCACGGCCTGGGGCACGGCTATAGGGGCGTTGCTCAACGCCGCCGCGCTCACGTCTCTGGGCTACTCCCCGCCAGCCTCCGCCGTCATTACAGCACTAGTTATTGCCGCAGACGCCGCGAGTCCAGAGGACAACTTAACCATCCCCCTAGCGGCGGCGGCCGGCTCCTACATATCGCACTACCTGTAG
- a CDS encoding DUF371 domain-containing protein translates to MPVEECVERVARGEAPRDVFTARGHPNVTARNQKSLEITKDPYLTKRGDCIVACCSEKAAGELAGDVLGALARGGVVVLILDTGNRWDYVIGETPIATPTSKWRMVVRKSGYVDDSTVAIHASKAASDLDRGLVAELKRGVPLRVIVGVCSTI, encoded by the coding sequence ATGCCTGTGGAGGAATGTGTCGAGAGAGTGGCGCGCGGCGAGGCGCCGCGTGACGTCTTCACGGCCAGGGGGCACCCCAATGTAACTGCCAGAAACCAGAAGTCGCTAGAAATAACAAAAGACCCGTATCTAACTAAGAGGGGCGACTGCATAGTAGCTTGTTGCTCAGAAAAGGCGGCTGGCGAACTAGCGGGGGATGTGCTGGGCGCCTTGGCGCGGGGCGGCGTGGTCGTGTTAATACTAGACACCGGCAACCGCTGGGATTACGTAATCGGCGAGACGCCAATAGCAACGCCTACATCAAAATGGCGGATGGTGGTGAGGAAAAGCGGATACGTAGACGACTCGACGGTGGCAATCCACGCCAGTAAAGCCGCCTCGGATCTAGATAGGGGACTCGTGGCCGAGTTGAAACGTGGAGTGCCGCTGAGGGTTATCGTCGGCGTCTGCTCCACGATCTAG
- a CDS encoding tyrosine--tRNA ligase, translating into MDVESKLALILRYPTEEILTVEELRELLQVGYRLNHYIGFEISGFIHIGTGIVSMSKVVDLQKAGVRTQVLLADIHSWLNNKLGGDLETIRRVAVTYYVETFKKIIEALGGDPDATRFVLGSDLYHHNDEYWLLLMDITRNLTLSQVRHSLTILGRKMGESIPLAYLVYPPLQVADVFALSAHIPHGGIDQRRAHILARQVADKIRFYPMEVDGRRIKPVALHHRLLPALNISTKPSSKEELSEIKMSKSIPQSAIFVHDTPEDIRQKVARAYCPPREVEYNPVLELLRISAFREERKEPFVLRRPQQYGGDVEAWSYEEVEAMYREGKIHPADLKNATAEALITLLEPIRRYFQGPGAKLLEEMKNITITR; encoded by the coding sequence ATGGATGTTGAAAGTAAATTGGCGCTGATTTTGAGATACCCCACTGAGGAGATCTTGACGGTCGAGGAGCTTAGAGAGCTCCTCCAGGTCGGATATAGGCTGAACCACTACATTGGTTTTGAAATCAGCGGCTTCATCCACATAGGGACCGGCATCGTCAGCATGTCTAAGGTTGTTGACTTGCAGAAGGCTGGAGTTAGGACGCAGGTGCTCCTGGCGGATATACATTCCTGGCTGAATAATAAGCTCGGCGGCGATCTGGAGACGATTAGGAGGGTGGCCGTGACGTACTATGTGGAGACTTTTAAGAAGATTATCGAGGCCCTGGGGGGCGATCCCGACGCGACGAGGTTTGTCCTCGGCTCGGATCTGTACCACCACAACGACGAGTACTGGCTACTGCTGATGGACATTACTAGAAACCTAACGCTTTCGCAGGTGAGACACAGCCTCACGATATTAGGTAGAAAGATGGGCGAATCTATCCCACTCGCCTACTTGGTGTACCCACCACTTCAGGTGGCAGACGTCTTCGCCTTGTCGGCCCACATACCCCACGGCGGCATCGACCAGAGAAGGGCCCACATCCTTGCCAGGCAGGTGGCTGACAAAATCAGATTCTACCCAATGGAGGTAGACGGGAGGCGCATCAAGCCCGTTGCTCTGCACCACAGGCTCCTCCCAGCGCTTAATATCTCCACCAAGCCCAGTAGCAAGGAGGAGCTCAGCGAGATAAAGATGTCGAAGAGCATACCCCAGAGCGCCATTTTTGTACACGACACCCCCGAGGATATTAGGCAGAAGGTAGCCCGGGCCTACTGCCCCCCTAGGGAGGTTGAGTATAACCCGGTGCTTGAGTTGCTACGCATATCTGCGTTTAGAGAGGAGAGGAAGGAGCCCTTTGTTTTGAGGCGGCCTCAGCAGTACGGCGGCGACGTAGAGGCTTGGAGTTATGAAGAGGTGGAGGCGATGTATAGGGAGGGCAAGATACACCCAGCCGACTTGAAAAACGCCACGGCCGAGGCTTTAATCACCCTGCTGGAGCCGATCCGCAGGTACTTCCAGGGCCCGGGGGCGAAGTTGCTAGAGGAGATGAAGAACATCACGATTACCCGCTAA
- a CDS encoding NAD(P)/FAD-dependent oxidoreductase — protein MRVAVIGAGPAGLAFASRYRDAEVFEEHTEVGLPRHCTSLVSASSADRIGIPRSLVVAKYNQLTVTDLGGRLIRFRIKGGVYLIDRPGLEQSLASYVPRLNLGRKVVALGRGYIYTADGGRHGPYDYVILAEGSVRRFSSRLGHVVRLPGLQVDVKSGVDLPGITVVYNQKLSKTYFSWIVEIERGVYRVGLADTCCVVEKLRKLVGLIRGSPVGKPFGGGVLAGPPLRRVAHGRYIAVGDAAGLVKPLSGGGILLALKSGGLAARAVEKGDPQLYEAATLSTRLRLRAAFAAFRLLYGMRLVDRALAILDGGDYVAVDYDDHVMTLATAALTDARSLLVLREALRFLAGNRDVLHLL, from the coding sequence GTGCGAGTCGCCGTCATCGGCGCGGGGCCCGCCGGGCTCGCCTTCGCCAGCCGGTACAGAGATGCGGAGGTATTTGAAGAACACACGGAGGTGGGGTTGCCCCGTCACTGTACAAGCTTGGTAAGCGCCTCGTCAGCTGATCGGATAGGCATCCCCAGGTCGTTAGTCGTTGCGAAATACAACCAGTTGACTGTCACAGATCTAGGCGGCCGCCTCATACGCTTTAGAATTAAAGGCGGCGTGTACCTAATAGATAGGCCGGGGCTTGAGCAGAGCCTCGCCAGCTACGTGCCTAGGCTTAACCTCGGCAGGAAGGTAGTGGCCTTGGGCAGAGGCTACATATACACCGCCGATGGCGGGAGGCACGGGCCGTACGACTACGTTATACTAGCAGAGGGCTCTGTCAGGAGGTTTTCTAGCAGACTTGGCCACGTAGTTAGGCTACCTGGCCTACAGGTAGACGTCAAGAGCGGGGTGGATCTGCCTGGCATAACCGTTGTCTATAACCAGAAGCTGTCGAAAACCTATTTCTCGTGGATTGTCGAAATAGAAAGAGGTGTGTATAGAGTAGGCCTCGCAGACACCTGCTGTGTGGTGGAGAAGTTGAGGAAGCTGGTAGGTTTGATACGGGGTAGCCCCGTGGGGAAGCCGTTCGGCGGGGGGGTGCTGGCGGGGCCTCCACTGCGTAGGGTGGCGCACGGCCGATACATTGCTGTTGGCGACGCCGCGGGCTTGGTGAAGCCCCTCAGCGGCGGCGGGATACTGCTGGCTCTCAAAAGCGGCGGCCTGGCGGCGAGGGCTGTTGAGAAGGGCGACCCCCAGCTCTACGAGGCCGCCACCCTCTCCACTAGGCTTAGGCTGAGGGCGGCCTTTGCGGCGTTTAGACTACTATACGGCATGAGGCTGGTGGACCGCGCCCTGGCGATCCTCGACGGGGGGGACTACGTGGCTGTGGACTACGACGACCACGTCATGACGTTGGCAACCGCCGCCTTGACTGATGCGAGATCTCTCCTTGTGTTGAGAGAAGCTCTGAGGTTTTTAGCGGGTAATCGTGATGTTCTTCATCTCCTCTAG
- a CDS encoding HD domain-containing protein, whose protein sequence is MRFKKAVRDPIHGFIKLTEEEVRLIDGEPLIQRLRYVKQLGFVYLVYPTATHTRFDHSLGVLHVATLLGTRIMQQLGNVDEDLLRHIRVAALLHDIGHLPFSHSFEILTKHLLHMAVARGCVEVDMAQFDAARKPHEVTTQLLVNKLGPRLSELGYDPSLVAELLFGRDGRYRLFNNILTGVFDADRLDYIMRDMYFTGAAVGTSFTHIDLERIVENLEVVGENFQFNEKARVNLEGYLITRYNLYRHVYLHHKTVLFTEVARNILAENIEKCGEGSGDPQICQYLCDLARFATGNVDEVNIWKATDEYFVSVFIRDAKFRDLLSRKPPDYVTLWKREKDFLEVFKDPVRINELVDKIGPLHWALLNRLKKKFVERLNIELSEVANCRLSPDDVILSYVSFDPYAEDLFITTAMGPLSISDISPLVKAVDEAWKRAPHFFLYIRKGALERCGEKAVKSLEFVLEPLMDLAVRRIST, encoded by the coding sequence ATGAGGTTTAAAAAAGCCGTTAGAGACCCTATCCACGGCTTTATTAAACTGACGGAGGAGGAGGTTAGGCTAATAGATGGGGAGCCGTTGATACAGAGGTTGAGGTACGTAAAGCAACTGGGGTTTGTCTACCTGGTATACCCCACGGCGACGCATACCAGATTTGACCACAGCTTGGGCGTTCTACACGTCGCCACTCTGCTGGGCACACGGATTATGCAACAACTCGGCAACGTAGACGAGGATCTGCTGAGGCACATACGGGTGGCGGCCCTCCTCCACGACATAGGCCACCTCCCCTTTTCCCACTCTTTCGAAATATTGACAAAACACCTACTTCACATGGCCGTCGCGAGGGGATGCGTCGAGGTGGACATGGCTCAGTTCGACGCGGCGCGTAAGCCGCATGAAGTCACTACGCAACTCCTGGTGAATAAGCTGGGGCCAAGGCTGTCGGAGCTGGGGTACGACCCCAGCCTCGTGGCGGAGTTGCTATTCGGCCGGGATGGCAGATACAGACTATTTAACAACATCTTAACCGGGGTGTTCGACGCGGATAGGCTTGATTACATAATGCGCGACATGTACTTCACAGGCGCCGCCGTGGGCACCAGCTTCACCCATATAGACCTCGAAAGGATTGTGGAGAATCTGGAGGTAGTTGGAGAAAATTTCCAGTTTAATGAAAAGGCGCGTGTCAACCTGGAGGGCTACCTCATAACTAGGTACAACCTCTACCGCCACGTGTACCTCCACCACAAGACTGTGCTCTTCACAGAGGTGGCCAGGAACATACTGGCGGAGAATATAGAGAAGTGTGGAGAAGGCTCCGGCGATCCCCAGATATGCCAGTATCTATGCGACCTGGCGCGGTTCGCCACGGGGAACGTGGATGAGGTAAATATCTGGAAAGCCACGGACGAGTATTTTGTCTCTGTGTTTATCCGCGACGCCAAGTTTAGAGATCTTCTTTCTAGAAAGCCCCCCGACTACGTCACCCTGTGGAAGAGGGAGAAGGATTTCCTAGAGGTGTTTAAAGATCCCGTGAGGATAAACGAGCTGGTTGATAAAATAGGCCCCTTACACTGGGCACTGTTGAATAGGCTTAAGAAGAAGTTCGTGGAAAGGCTTAATATCGAGCTCAGCGAGGTGGCCAACTGCAGACTTAGCCCAGACGACGTCATACTCTCCTACGTCAGCTTCGACCCGTATGCAGAGGATCTCTTCATAACCACCGCCATGGGCCCTCTATCCATTTCTGACATCTCGCCGCTTGTAAAAGCTGTCGACGAGGCGTGGAAAAGGGCGCCCCACTTCTTTCTATACATTAGAAAGGGGGCGCTTGAGAGATGCGGAGAAAAGGCGGTGAAGAGCTTGGAATTTGTCCTGGAACCCTTGATGGACCTCGCAGTTCGAAGAATATCAACCTAG
- a CDS encoding RsmD family RNA methyltransferase has translation MAHFAVPVVSRWQIEELRNRSGEVSFDLEITKTRVAYSGGVAKFVYSGIEYEFDLEELPGVDEESCEVYALIGGEWRELSIAAERFYKLCVFKRGWAPTLMIDGVTMHSVLENPLVVTARKIERVWGRVFECCTGLGYTAIEALRRGARHVVTVEVDPHVLLLASFNPYSRGLWTPAVDTVVGDCYSFVNSLRDSSFDYIIHDPPRLSHATQRLYSEALYKEFYRILRRGGGIFHYVSQSGAKYRGLNPYRGVAERLRRVGFVVEKVKVGYGIYGRRR, from the coding sequence GTGGCGCACTTTGCCGTGCCTGTGGTTTCTAGGTGGCAGATAGAGGAGCTGAGAAATAGAAGTGGGGAGGTGTCGTTTGACCTGGAGATCACCAAGACTCGTGTTGCGTATTCGGGGGGCGTTGCCAAGTTTGTCTACAGCGGCATAGAGTACGAGTTTGATCTCGAAGAGCTACCCGGTGTCGACGAGGAGAGTTGCGAGGTGTATGCGCTGATTGGCGGCGAGTGGCGCGAGCTGTCTATAGCCGCGGAGCGTTTCTACAAGTTGTGTGTGTTTAAGAGGGGGTGGGCGCCTACGTTGATGATAGACGGCGTCACTATGCACAGCGTGTTGGAAAACCCCCTAGTCGTCACGGCTAGAAAGATAGAGCGGGTTTGGGGAAGGGTTTTTGAGTGTTGTACTGGCCTTGGCTACACAGCCATAGAGGCGTTGAGGAGGGGGGCTAGGCATGTGGTGACCGTGGAGGTGGATCCTCACGTGCTTCTTCTCGCCTCGTTTAACCCCTACAGCAGAGGGCTGTGGACGCCCGCCGTGGATACAGTCGTCGGCGACTGCTACTCCTTCGTAAATTCGCTGAGAGACTCCTCCTTTGACTACATAATCCACGACCCGCCCAGGCTGAGCCACGCGACCCAGAGGCTGTACTCCGAGGCGCTTTACAAAGAGTTCTACAGAATACTCAGGAGGGGAGGCGGGATTTTTCACTACGTGAGCCAGAGCGGCGCCAAGTACAGAGGCTTAAACCCATACAGGGGCGTAGCTGAGAGGCTTAGGAGAGTGGGTTTTGTAGTAGAGAAGGTGAAGGTGGGCTACGGGATATATGGAAGGAGGCGTTAG
- a CDS encoding aminopeptidase P family protein, with the protein MRNLEKLVKAFSEKYDYLVLTRGPNLAYAVGMPDAAGLVVELGTGYSTLYVSRLDYTRARSTARVDKVVAIASAEVPPRRPGEELVVAPGFADVVKKLSGRIASDSKELGVDVSGEIAELRAVKDEWELGVMKEALAITESVYMKLSQSRLVGLRERDVAALVYKWFLEEGADGVAFEPIVASGPNGAYPHYRFGERKISHGDYVVVDIGAKKGVYCSDMTRTFTLGGGPVLRDAMYAVYEAVKAAEKVAREGAPAAEVDKAARGVIEEYGFAPYFIHSTGHGVGVEVHEPPRLYLTSKDILKKGYVVTIEPGIYIEGVGGVRIEDMVYIDGGAVVLNKLPHIF; encoded by the coding sequence ATGAGAAACCTGGAGAAGCTGGTGAAGGCGTTTAGTGAAAAATACGACTACCTGGTGCTGACTAGGGGGCCCAACCTGGCGTACGCCGTGGGCATGCCGGACGCCGCCGGCCTCGTGGTGGAGCTGGGCACTGGGTACTCCACTCTCTACGTCTCTAGGCTAGACTACACGCGGGCTAGGAGCACGGCGCGCGTGGATAAAGTCGTCGCGATAGCCTCGGCGGAGGTGCCTCCAAGGAGGCCTGGGGAGGAGCTCGTGGTCGCGCCGGGCTTTGCAGATGTTGTGAAAAAGCTAAGCGGGAGGATCGCCTCGGACAGTAAAGAATTGGGTGTAGACGTCTCGGGGGAAATCGCCGAGCTGAGGGCAGTGAAAGACGAGTGGGAGCTGGGCGTTATGAAAGAGGCCTTGGCGATAACGGAAAGTGTGTATATGAAGCTGAGCCAGAGCAGACTGGTTGGTCTTAGGGAGAGGGACGTGGCAGCGCTTGTATACAAGTGGTTTCTAGAGGAGGGGGCGGACGGCGTAGCCTTCGAGCCAATAGTGGCCTCCGGGCCCAACGGGGCGTATCCCCACTACAGATTCGGTGAGAGGAAGATATCACACGGCGACTACGTCGTGGTGGATATAGGCGCCAAGAAAGGCGTCTACTGCTCCGACATGACGAGGACCTTTACGCTGGGCGGAGGCCCCGTGTTGAGAGACGCAATGTACGCCGTCTACGAGGCCGTCAAGGCTGCGGAGAAGGTAGCGAGAGAGGGGGCGCCGGCGGCCGAGGTGGACAAGGCGGCGAGGGGGGTTATCGAGGAGTACGGATTCGCGCCTTACTTTATCCACTCCACGGGCCACGGCGTCGGCGTCGAGGTCCACGAGCCGCCTAGGCTATACCTCACGTCAAAAGACATCTTGAAGAAGGGCTATGTAGTTACGATAGAGCCTGGGATCTACATAGAGGGGGTGGGGGGCGTGCGTATTGAGGACATGGTTTACATAGACGGCGGCGCCGTGGTTTTGAACAAACTGCCGCATATTTTCTAA
- a CDS encoding ASCH domain-containing protein: MRKDVELGPYLRFKKKYLESVLSGKKHVTVRYGVVRPRFSFIFIVCCGEIYGEAVITRVYYTKLGRLGEDVVAAEGLHSRDDLVNELREIYGEVRDDDAVSVIFFTLVRRYEKPVPLSHLRGGRA, encoded by the coding sequence GTGCGTAAAGACGTAGAGCTGGGGCCATACTTGAGGTTTAAGAAGAAGTACCTAGAGAGCGTCTTGTCTGGGAAGAAGCACGTCACTGTGAGATACGGCGTGGTGCGCCCCCGCTTCAGCTTCATCTTCATAGTCTGTTGCGGCGAGATATATGGAGAGGCGGTTATAACACGTGTGTACTACACAAAGCTGGGGAGACTGGGGGAGGACGTGGTGGCGGCCGAGGGGCTCCACTCCAGAGACGACTTGGTGAACGAGCTGAGAGAGATATACGGCGAGGTGCGCGACGACGACGCCGTCTCGGTGATCTTCTTCACGCTTGTGAGGCGTTATGAAAAGCCGGTGCCGCTAAGCCATCTGCGTGGAGGGAGGGCTTAA
- a CDS encoding helix-turn-helix domain-containing protein, which translates to MLELVLLVVQISALAVATYAGRARLKRLLNEAQNGNAATQVDELRDDLPELDRSILKLLAERQGVMYQSEIMKELGLPKSTLHKALRRLSEGGYVEIQKRGRFNVVILKRPTSEASAT; encoded by the coding sequence ATGCTAGAGCTTGTGCTTCTAGTTGTTCAAATTTCGGCGCTGGCGGTGGCCACCTACGCCGGGAGGGCGAGGCTGAAGAGGTTGCTTAACGAGGCGCAGAACGGCAACGCCGCGACCCAGGTGGACGAGCTTAGAGACGACCTGCCCGAGCTAGATAGATCTATCTTGAAACTACTCGCCGAGAGGCAGGGGGTTATGTACCAGAGCGAGATTATGAAAGAACTCGGCCTCCCGAAGAGCACGTTACATAAAGCACTGCGGAGGCTGAGCGAGGGGGGCTACGTAGAGATTCAAAAGCGGGGCAGGTTCAACGTGGTGATACTGAAGAGACCTACTTCAGAGGCTTCAGCAACTTAA
- a CDS encoding RimK family alpha-L-glutamate ligase has product MDVAVVAESQTPDEPTRDIYFEVKKRGLSVRYIPLQRLSVKIANGDAVVETRRGPVDASVVVIRGLGYVIDTNTLMRRVTVLRILERKGAAAINPVDALLNCRNKLETVYLLSRAGVPVPPTVVTEDLYYGYVATRDMGRVVLKPIQGSRGFGAMMFEDPEQAFQVMRTLLIARNPLYIQKYIEKPNRDIRIIVVDGRAIGCMYRISTSWKTNIAQGAQGVPCRLTPELEEVAVKATNTMGLVYSGVDIGEGREGYVVFEVNASPDWRGFKQATGINPAVHIADYIQRVVKK; this is encoded by the coding sequence ATGGACGTGGCTGTCGTGGCGGAGTCCCAGACGCCAGACGAACCAACTAGAGATATCTACTTCGAGGTGAAGAAGAGGGGTCTATCCGTGCGCTACATCCCCCTACAGCGGCTCTCGGTTAAGATAGCAAACGGCGACGCGGTTGTGGAGACGCGCAGAGGCCCCGTAGACGCCTCTGTGGTGGTTATTAGGGGGCTTGGGTACGTGATAGACACCAACACGTTGATGAGAAGGGTAACTGTTTTGAGAATACTTGAGAGGAAGGGCGCGGCGGCGATTAACCCCGTAGACGCCTTGCTGAACTGTAGAAATAAGCTGGAGACTGTGTACCTCCTCAGCAGGGCCGGCGTGCCGGTGCCCCCCACCGTAGTCACCGAGGATCTGTACTACGGCTACGTGGCAACGAGGGACATGGGCAGGGTGGTGCTGAAGCCCATCCAGGGGAGCAGAGGCTTCGGCGCCATGATGTTTGAAGACCCGGAACAGGCCTTTCAGGTAATGAGAACTCTGCTCATCGCTAGGAACCCCCTTTACATACAGAAATACATAGAAAAGCCTAATAGGGATATACGGATTATTGTGGTTGACGGGAGGGCCATCGGCTGCATGTACAGAATTTCAACTTCGTGGAAGACTAACATAGCCCAGGGCGCCCAGGGCGTGCCGTGTAGACTCACGCCGGAGCTGGAGGAGGTGGCGGTCAAGGCCACGAACACCATGGGCCTCGTATACTCCGGCGTCGACATCGGCGAGGGGCGGGAGGGCTACGTCGTTTTTGAGGTCAACGCCAGCCCCGACTGGCGTGGCTTTAAACAAGCCACCGGAATAAACCCGGCGGTACATATAGCAGACTACATCCAACGCGTGGTGAAGAAGTAA
- a CDS encoding Atg14 domain-containing protein — MIWKLFPPLGKQERKDAKLPTVRGKPVYIGGVLLIGVAERGEFDVKRRKLISIEIKDAGGHSYYLDTSTTRVKITREYVDLDVAALPKFFEIKVREVNGMIEELKKSRSELDKSYHKLEEALLKGVIGMDVYNEQIKRLQEREKRLRNACIDMEKSVASVGQSLSQLKMELEKKRERLEAKRLLDKLDESEAEELGKILNTLGSINALSHLITSSIIQLRLIC, encoded by the coding sequence GTGATTTGGAAGCTTTTTCCGCCGCTGGGCAAACAGGAGAGAAAAGACGCGAAGCTACCTACGGTGAGGGGCAAGCCGGTTTACATCGGCGGGGTCCTCCTCATCGGCGTGGCGGAGAGGGGGGAGTTTGACGTCAAGCGGAGAAAACTCATTTCAATAGAGATAAAAGACGCCGGCGGACACAGCTACTACCTAGACACCTCAACCACGCGGGTGAAGATCACGCGGGAATACGTCGACTTAGACGTGGCGGCCTTGCCGAAGTTCTTCGAGATTAAGGTCCGGGAGGTCAACGGGATGATTGAGGAGTTGAAGAAGTCCAGGAGCGAGCTGGATAAGTCCTACCACAAGCTGGAGGAGGCCCTCCTGAAGGGGGTAATAGGGATGGATGTGTACAACGAGCAGATTAAGCGCCTCCAGGAGAGGGAGAAGAGACTGAGAAACGCCTGTATAGACATGGAGAAGAGCGTGGCGTCGGTGGGCCAGTCCCTCAGCCAGCTAAAGATGGAGCTAGAGAAGAAGAGAGAGCGGCTAGAGGCCAAACGCCTCCTGGACAAGCTTGACGAATCAGAAGCGGAGGAGCTAGGCAAAATCCTCAACACGCTGGGTAGCATAAACGCTCTGAGCCACCTAATAACCTCTTCTATCATCCAGTTGAGGCTTATCTGCTAA
- the udg gene encoding type-4 uracil-DNA glycosylase encodes MDLQELHEQIRNCTKCPLHRHRKNAVPGEGSMKLGVMLVGEAPGAVEDEQGRPFVGSAGQLLTKSLSQLGVRREDVFITNVVKCRPPENRTPREDEVEACMPYLLKQIEILKPRRVVALGLVSAGALLRHMGRGVERLSDVRGRCFKGRVAGVELEVCVTYHPAAVLRNPKLRGEFQSDLAVFFGGGLERYF; translated from the coding sequence GTGGATCTCCAAGAGCTTCATGAACAAATTAGGAACTGTACAAAGTGTCCACTCCATAGACACAGAAAAAACGCCGTGCCCGGCGAGGGGAGTATGAAGCTGGGCGTCATGCTTGTGGGCGAGGCGCCCGGCGCCGTCGAGGACGAGCAGGGCCGGCCCTTCGTAGGCTCCGCGGGTCAGCTCCTCACAAAGTCCCTTAGCCAACTAGGCGTCCGTCGGGAAGACGTGTTTATTACTAACGTGGTTAAGTGCAGACCTCCGGAGAACCGAACTCCCCGGGAGGACGAGGTTGAGGCGTGTATGCCATACCTCCTCAAGCAGATAGAGATATTAAAGCCCAGGAGGGTCGTGGCGCTCGGCCTGGTCAGCGCGGGGGCGCTTCTGAGACACATGGGGAGGGGGGTGGAGAGACTCAGCGACGTGCGGGGGAGGTGTTTCAAGGGACGGGTCGCCGGAGTTGAGCTTGAGGTTTGCGTGACTTACCACCCCGCCGCTGTGCTGAGGAACCCGAAGCTGAGGGGCGAGTTTCAGAGCGACTTGGCTGTGTTTTTCGGCGGGGGGTTAGAGAGGTATTTCTAA